The DNA segment CCGAGGAGATCCGCTTCTACCAGCTGGGGGAGGAGGCCATGGAGAAGTTTCGGGAGGATGAGGGTTTCATTCGGGAGGAGCAGCGGCCGCTTCCCGACAAGGAGTTTCAGCGCCAAGTGTGGCTCCTCTTCGAGTACCCTGAGAGCTCTGGGCCGGCTCGAGGCATTGCCATAGTCTCTGTCCTGGTCATCCTTATCTCTATTGTCATCTTCTGTCTGGAGACCCTGCCTGAATTCAGGGATGACCACGACTATGAAGGAACCGGGGGGACCTTCGGGACAGGTGGTGGCCCTCTCCCACCTGATGTCTTCACCAACTCCTCGTCCTCGGCCGCTTCCATGGTGTCGTCCTTCACCGACCCTTTCTTTGTAGTGGAGACTTTGTGCATCATCTGGTTCTCCTTCGAGCTGCTGGTCCGCTTCTTTGCCTGTCCCAGCAAGGCCACCTTCTCCAAGAACATCATGAACATCATTGACATTGTGGCCATCATTCCCTACTTCATCACGCTGGGCACCGAGCTGGCTGAGAGGCAAGGCAACGGCCAGCAAGCCATGTCCTTAGCCATCCTCAGAGTCATCCGGCTGGTCAGGGTCTTCCGCATCTTCAAGCTCTCCCGGCACTCCAAGGGGCTGCAGATCCTGGGGCAGACCCTCAAGGCCAGCATGCGGGAGCTGGGCTTgctcatcttcttcctcttcatcggCGTCATCCTCTTCTCCAGTGCCGTCTACTTCGCAGAAGCCGACGATCCCAGTTCAGGTTTCAGTAGCATCCCCGATGCCTTCTGGTGGGCGGTGGTGACCATGACCACAGTGGGCTATGGGGACATGCACCCCATCACCATTGGGGGCAAGATTGTGGGCTCCCTCTGTGCCATCGCAGGGGTGCTAACCATCGCTCTCCCCGTGCCCGTGATAGTCTCCAACTTCAACTATTTCTACCACCGGGAGACAGAAGGTGAGGAGCAAGCCCAATACATGCACGTCGGGAGCTGCCAGCACCTCTCGTCCAGCGAGGAGATGAGGAAGGCTCGCAGCAATtccaccctcagcaagtctgagTACATGGTGATCGAGGAAGGAGGAATCAACCACAGTGCATTCAAACAGGCTGCCTTTAAGACAGGCAACTGCACAACCACAAACAATCCCAACTGTGTGAACATCAAAAAGATCTTTAcggatgtttaaaaaaacaaaaccaaacaaacagcaacaaaacctgaGGATGcggtaaaaaaataataataacaataataatgcaAAGTGACTGTGTACTCGGTATTGTGTGGAACATGCACCATCGTCGGTCTGTGTGTGCCCTCGTTTTTATACGTTTATTTTTTTAGATCCTTCCTTTCTAaagatccaaaaaaaaaaaggatttaaaattctCTGAAGAAGAGGACAGCTACAGGGTAAAGAGAAGGAGGATGAAGACAAAACACACTCACCGTCGAAACAGGTGTTTGTTCTGCAACGTGTTGCAgggctgcttttgttttcttgggtttggggaCCTCTCGCTTTGCTCCTGAattccccccccttccctaaaGGCAGCGTGTAGCCCATTTCCCGTCCATCACATAAGCTCACTTGTTGGATTAACAACCCCGGATTGGGTGGGGAGACGAGG comes from the Mycteria americana isolate JAX WOST 10 ecotype Jacksonville Zoo and Gardens chromosome 20, USCA_MyAme_1.0, whole genome shotgun sequence genome and includes:
- the LOC142419014 gene encoding potassium voltage-gated channel subfamily A member 3-like, which codes for MDERRSLLYSPAASSAGRQPRGGSTSSHHNLGYTEQLPPAAARPEPGQEEEEGEEGEEGSMTVVGGGGDPLLEEPQHPHPLLGGDRYDHPPTPAAVPAGQPAGGGEHECCERVVINISGLRFETQLKTLAQFPETLLGDPRKRMRYFDPLRNEYFFDRNRPSFDAILYYYQSGGRIRRPVNVPIDIFSEEIRFYQLGEEAMEKFREDEGFIREEQRPLPDKEFQRQVWLLFEYPESSGPARGIAIVSVLVILISIVIFCLETLPEFRDDHDYEGTGGTFGTGGGPLPPDVFTNSSSSAASMVSSFTDPFFVVETLCIIWFSFELLVRFFACPSKATFSKNIMNIIDIVAIIPYFITLGTELAERQGNGQQAMSLAILRVIRLVRVFRIFKLSRHSKGLQILGQTLKASMRELGLLIFFLFIGVILFSSAVYFAEADDPSSGFSSIPDAFWWAVVTMTTVGYGDMHPITIGGKIVGSLCAIAGVLTIALPVPVIVSNFNYFYHRETEGEEQAQYMHVGSCQHLSSSEEMRKARSNSTLSKSEYMVIEEGGINHSAFKQAAFKTGNCTTTNNPNCVNIKKIFTDV